Proteins co-encoded in one Panulirus ornatus isolate Po-2019 chromosome 56, ASM3632096v1, whole genome shotgun sequence genomic window:
- the LOC139765773 gene encoding uncharacterized protein has protein sequence MSPAVVWAAVVCLAGALQAAPSDAPSPWEGIQGVLSPDAPQDVPRVRIFAPAHLESIAHEGQWWAAKGQTSLLRQPRPTTWLRHQLSDRLPHQAMAKRHRDILSAVGKLAGGDHEVDMVKRAISLWVTLHPLTAVPSLRPPASPKGMTTNGHRPYGQRLRWGR, from the coding sequence ATGTCTCCGGcggtggtgtgggcagcagtcgTGTGTCTAGCTGGGGCCCTACAAGCCGCCCCGTCCGACGCCCCGTCCCCGTGGGAAGGGATACAGGGCGTCCTCTCCCCCGACGCTCCCCAGGACGTGCCCCGGGTGAGGATCTTCGCCCCAGCCCACCTCGAGTCTATAGCACATGAGGGCCAGTGGTGGGCGGCGAAGGGCCAGACTAGCCTGCTGCGTCAGCCACGCCCCACCACCTGGCTGCGACACCAACTCAGCGACCGCCTCCCCCACCAGGCTATGGCCAAGCGCCACAGGGACATCCTGTCGGCCGTGGGCAAGCTGGCCGGCGGCGACCACGAAGTGGACATGGTGAAGCGGGCGATCAGCTTGTGGGTGACGCTCCACCCTCTCACAGCCGTGCCGTCTCTCCGTCCTCCAGCCTCTCCCAAGGGCATGACCACCAATGGACATCGCCCTTACGGCCAGCGTCTTCGCTGGGGCAGATaa